In the Salvia miltiorrhiza cultivar Shanhuang (shh) chromosome 8, IMPLAD_Smil_shh, whole genome shotgun sequence genome, AATTATTAATTGTCCAGAACTTTGTATTTAGTGACCTATAATTTGAGATGTAAACTGTAATTTTTCCTTCGTATTCGATAAAGAGAGTAATATATACTAGGATATGGTATTCTTGTACagctaatttattttattttgcgtATCATGGTTTTCTGCTCCATATGCACATGCACAGTATATAAAAATTAGTCAATTACTGCGCACATGATCCTCTTGTACTGTAGCTCTGACCAAATAACAACTAAAGATTTTTGACAGTTCCACACCTAAATGAATTAATGTGGTAGATGTTTCTACTGTTGATCATTTCCTCTTTATTTTAATGTGGACTATGGGATTAATTAATAACCAACTATATACTTGATTATGGTATATTGGGATTGTTATTTTCGAATATACAAAAGGGACTGTGAGGGGTGCCCTGATAGCTGATTTGATAGAGGGGGATCATATTGGATTAAAGGTGTTGCAGTGGGATGACATGATAGCTGATctaatctttttagttttgagttttatattttttatttaattttaattgcataaatttaaataatagaatttactttaaatttaaattgcattaattttaaaatccttaaaattacataaaacttagaaaaataaaaacatatccTAAAATAACTATTTCGACCCTagagaggtccgaaacgtgcccaagcATTCTCGATCAAATCATATTGGAGCTGAACATGTAtctgcctatctcggagaattGCATCTCTTTGCACGTATTCCTCAAAGCAAACCGGTGTTGCTCAAGCACTCTCCatcgagtcactgctagacgccccgtgtcctgcatcgtcatctctccaatgggCAGCTCTATCACCTTcgttctccacaatcatgttgtggagaatgatctaACACATCATGATTTCCTTGAGATTCTTGACGTACCAACCTCGCGtcggacttcgaatgattccccatcGAGATTGAAGCACTATaaaggcacgttcgacatcctttcgTGCCGATTCTTACATCTTTTTGAACCTCGCATCCTTTGGATTGGTcgccatcggtggactcttgacgaagcaacgccacttcGTATATATGccgtcgcacaagtagtagcccatctggtaATAGTGCTGGTTGGCCTAAAAAATCACTGGCGCTgccgttccatccaacacgtcggagaagagaggcgactggttcagaacattgatgtcgttgtttgaactagcgacaccgaagaaggcatgccaaatccacagatcGTAGGATACAacggcctccaagatcaaggtgggctccccttgatcaccgcgtgtatatatgccgtgccacgcctttagacaattcttccacgcccaaagcatacaatcaagactctcAAGAATCCCGGAAAATCCGCACCGCACCTCGTGCATCTGAAGAAGGCGTTGTCCGCCTGCGTCGGATGTTGAAGATACTCTCGCCTGAGTAAGCCCGAATGAcagccttgcagaacttcttgaggcatagACGCCCCGTCGTGTCGGCGACCTCGAGATACTCGTCgaaagtatccgcactgacgCCAGTGGCTAATTGGAGGATAGCCGTCGTGCATTTCTACAAAGGTGTGAGAGAGTCTCTACCTCGTGCATCATGGCTCATTTGAAAGTAAGTATCTTCCCCTTGAACAGCCTCGATgatgcgcaagaacaactcCTTCTGCATCCGAAAACTGCGTCGAAAAAATGTAGGCCAGTACGTCGGATTGTCgctgaagtagtcttgcataagatgTAAATGGGCAGCCTCACGGTCACGATGGACGTATTGTCGGTGATGAACAACACGTTCCGGCTCCGATTGGGAGTACATCGAagcaacactacaaaaaaatatatcggacaccgacggaaaataatccgtTGGTAATCAccgaattattattttagataaaaGGGCTATAAAGAGATATTTAGAATCACCCTTAAGAAAATTGTCCTGCATTTGGACCGAGTTTGTAAAAATTGTCTGTAGTCCAAACTCTTGGGTGTGTTTGGCACCCATGCTTAGAAATTGTGTGatcaataaaataaagataaatttttataagaaaataaaaataaaaccaagATATAAAAGATTAGATTAGTTAATTATCTATCTATCATAGGACAAATAATATGAGGGTGGATGATGTATTACTTATTAAGGTGAAATAATAGAATAAGGTCGGGTCCTTCAACTATCACGGGTCAACTTGTTAAATAATATGGGTTATCAAACGCTCGTATAAGCCAAGTTTAATTAACAATTTTGGCTTATATAGTGTACCAAACACACCCTTAAACTACAAATAACAATGATCATTTAATGAAGTGATCGACAAGTACctcttcaattaattaaaaacaattaTCCATCTCACCCAACTATATCTCCCACCCACCCTCAAAAGACGACAAGTTCTCACCACTCCTTTTTTGTGACGAGCGTTAATTTGTATTAGAGCACACACATCGATGTTGGCTCATTGCCGGCTCGAGCTGGCCTTGGCAATAAGCCAGCTGATGCAGGCATGAGTGACTCGAGGCGTGACTCGTGTGGATGAACCTAACTCATTCAGCCGAAAAGTGTGGTGCGTGTTCCACGCGCGCccaatttattaaaaaaataaaaaaatcacccCCAATATGGAAAAGAAAACGGCTAGTTTagccatttttttaaatatatttttttttcttttttatcatCTATAAATAACCCATTTTCCCCTACACCATTTTCTCCATCTTTTCTTCGTCATTTCTATTTTTCTCTCTAATTTTTCTACATAGCAAAATGACTTCGTTCTACTCTTCTTCTTTGTCTAATGGGAGACAGAGGGAATTGTCGACACGGTTGTCAATATGCAAAAAGTTGTCATAGAAAAGTTCATCAATTAAGCATCTGAAAGAGCTCTCTCAATGAGGGGCTTTATGTATCACGATCGTGAGGCCACCCATTAGCGGCTTCTTCAAGATTATTTCAACAACGACTCGGGATACGGCCCAACCTTTTTCAGATGTCATTTCAGATGCAAGAGTTATTTTTGGCATTGTTGATGGTGTCCAACAAGTAGATTCATATTTCAGAATGGGTAAAGATATTAAGGGTCGGGACTCGCTCACATCATTGCAGAAATATATGGTGGTTATCTGACAACTAGCTACAGGTGTTTTAGCGGATATTTTCAACGAGTACCTCAAGGTTGCGGACTCCACGGGCCGGCTATACCTCAAGAAGTTTTGTAGAGCAATTATCCCTGGCGCCCTACACCGGCCGACATCACACGGTTACTTCAAATGCACGAGCAGCGGCACAACTTCCCTAGGATGCTGGGGAGCCtggattgtatgcattgggctTGGAAGAATCTTCCAATGTCGTGGTATAATGCATTTACACGAGGTGATCAAGGCGATCCCACCTTGATTCTTGAGGCAGTTGCATCCACCGATTTATGAATTTGGTCTGTCTTTTTTTGCGTTGTCAACTCGAACAACGATATAAATGTGCTGAACCAATCGCTTCTGTTTTTAGACATTTTGGATGGAACAACATTGACAGTGATACTTAAAACAGACGGACGATATTATCAGATATACTACTACCTGTGTGATGGCATCTACCCTGATAGCATACAGACGTCAAGAGCCTACAAATGACGGGGAACGAGAAAGATGCAAGGTTCAAGCAGATGCAGAAGGTGGCCCAAAATGATATCGAACAAGCCTTCAGAGTGCTTCAGGCATGGTGGAGAGTCATCAGAGGTTCGGTCGGTCCTTCGTATATTGAGCATTTCAGAGAGATCATGATGGCATGAATTATCATACACAACAGGATTGTAGAGCATGAAAGAGAAGGTGTTGTGAACTGGAAAGATGACTCCGGCAAACAGGCATCTAACAGTGGCTCAACCGATGCCCGCCAATCACTTACACCTTATTTCGAAGTCTATTTGGCGAGATATTCAATTCTCAGAAATAGACGGATGACCGCACTACTTCATAACAATTTGAACGAGACTATTTTGGCACGATTTGGAACACTAGAACCAGAATagatttctatatttatttaaaatttgtgtttgattttttaatcgatgtatttttcttatttatctttaatataatgtgtatctctttctttatttttgaattcacttaCTGCAGTACTTGTAGTATTGTTGAAATTATACATTGGtttgtggttttttttttactaaattaatcaatttttacaaattgtgtttatttttagtttttatcgGCGATTTTTTATACAATTGTATTATTCACCATAACACAATGCATTAAATGGTTTGTTAAGTGCAATAAATTATCAAAGAAAGTGCTTTCAGATTTTGTGTTTATATTATAAGTGTTTATATTATccaatattataatataaacaCAAAATCTGAAAGCACTTCTTTGAGAATTTATTGCACTTTAACAAACCATTTAATGCATTGTGTTATGGTGAATAATACAATTGTATAAAAAATCGccgataaaaattaaaaataaatacaatttgaaaaattgattaatttagtatatatatatatatactatatatagtatatatagtatatagtatatatagtatatagtatatatatatatatatatatatagtttatagtgagttgagaatccctttcaccatgtggtgctcaaagggtttcaatctttcattcttgttttgattggcatctctTGTGCCTTACTTttcatctcaataaaaattaaattttactgataaaaaaaaaagtataaatatatatagtatatatatataaaataaaaacacttcttaaaatataaaatataaacaattttcagcccttaaatcatcaagatttacggttgataCGTaacctgttggatgaattcgtggtcctgagttcgaatctcaaaggtagcaaaaatttattgttcacaattcgtaaccctgttggataaatttatacgtgttctacataaaattcgtacattgaaaaatatttttatttttattttaaaaagtgttttcacggtagcccttatatatatatatatatatatatatatatatatatatatatatatatatatatatagggaatgattCTAATGAGAACATGTAAAtgtggtgagaaatgagaatgaatttgGAATGTTAGATTTTCAAATATTATGGTTGATATTTATTTTGAGTGAGGTGAAATTTTATTTGGGTTCAAATCCTGGAAACGAAAATTTTATTAACTAACTGAGTATCGTTattcaatattttatatttccttattcaacactatataatAGTCaattcattattctcatttttcaagaaaaatagCATTTTCATTataacccaaccctatatatatatatatatatatattaggtttGAGTTTGGTATAAATAATTAGATATGGTCCTAAGAGCATGTCTCCAGCCCTATTATCCAATTGTGTTGTGAATCGCATTATGCGTTTGAATTCATTTTTTTCGTTGAACTATTCATAAACACATTAATTAACGTTTTAGTTTTtctaaaaattgcaaaaataaatcataatgatttagattatactccctccgtcccaaaagAGTTATGATTGTTAGTTGAacggattttaataaatgttaggtgAGTGTGTTATTAGTGTAAGAAGAGTCCCATTTTTATTAGTGCAGATcacaaaaagaaatatgaataCCCATTTCAtggatagataaaaaaaaatgttaatcaGTATACatacaaaaaaaagaaagaaatgagtATTCATTTAGTGAACAGATATGAACACTCGTTTGGTGGATGGATGAAATACAAAATTGTGAAAACTAACCCTCTTGATTATATTCTATATTAATTCTTGATTGCGCGCAAACTCTACTTATTGCACTTTTGATGACGGATTTCTTTGCGGCAACAACAGCTTGAGCTTCAACGCCATAGTGAAGGAATGCATGCTACGACAAACGGAGACATTAGCTGTAATATTTCCCATTTCGTCTGCACCAGGAAAAAATGCTTAGAATCAATATTTGTATAAAAGTATACATTGCTGTTATTGTTGGTGTAATAGGTTTGTGAGATATTATAAATCTGTAAAATTAGCAGGTTAAGAAAAACGGATgaagttgatatatatataggtctAAAAAAACTCATGAGAAAATGAAGCATGCAGTTTTGACATGACCACAGCAAGCTGGCCCCTTCTCAAAATGAAGAGCAAGGAACACTTCCCATCCTCATGATCATCTACTTGCCATCTTTACGAGAACGAGAATCTATATAATCAGTTGCTGAGCATTAATTTtcctctttattttttattattacttttatttgtgTAATTTCATGCACATTCTTCCTTCAATCGTGATTTCCTTTCTTTCTTAATAAAGAGTGAGGTACACCTTCAAGAATTGACGACCTCAAGGATTATTGGATTaactactactccctccgttcatcAATTCGTATCCTAGAGGAAGGGGGCACGGGTCTTAataaaaagtgtattgtttatttgttaagtAGAGAAGGGAACACtacttttaagaaaaaatgatttatatgTTAAAGAAatatatttatgcatatcttttctttttggtacgTCCCTCAAATTTATGCATACTTTAGTTTTGGACACTACCCCATATATAATTCTTacaattttactttttaaactTACATTATTTACCCACAATATATTTAACAATACTCTCAatgtgggaccatttctccactatcattactacaaacagttttttattaaaacccgtgccagaGTCAACCATGTATAATTTtaggggacggagggagtagttactaaaaatggataggacacgaattggtggtcagagggagtactatatactCTATCCCacaaaaatactactccctccgtcctaacAACGGTGCGCTTCTTTTCGGCTGGGATTTAAGgaaaataagattgtagtgtaaaagtgtgtaaagatgTGTtgggccacattgtttgtagtgtaaaattattaccaaaaaaaagaatgcaccactttcgttgggacggctcaGAAAGAAAtacgcaccgctttcgttgggacggacggagtatgatttatttattcggcactaattttaataaatattattgaatgtgttgtgagtggagtctAGGCAATCTCATCGTTGCCGATTTCCAAGTGATTCTGTCATCAGAGTTTCTCTTTCAACCATGAGAGCTAAGTGGAAGAAGAAGCGTATGAGGAGGTTGAAGAGGAAGCGCAGAAAGATGAGGCAGAGATCCAAGTAGTCTACCAATTCTCAGCACGTCCTTTTTAGTGTTTCACTTTCGTTTAAGTTTCAATTTCtcgaaattttttatttagggTTATGACTCTTCTGAAACTACATGTTTTTGCATCTTCTCTTTAATCAATTGAGATTTTCGTTGTGAGTGGAGTCTAGAAATAATGGTGGACGATAATGGAAAATTAAGAAGTTAGTTGTGAGACCATGTCCAAAAATAAATTGTTCGTAATTTGTTAGAAAGTTGTGCACATTTTGATAAAATTTATATTCCATAtaactccctccgtcccaatagtaatgtcacatttttctttttgtgacGTTCCAATACAAATGTCtaattccttttttggcaatatattttctctttatacctaatatttaaataatttccaccaaccaactttttctatttttttcacatttcttaatcttcgtgcccaaaagctATGGGACATTACTAttaggacggaggaagtaattttttgtaattattagaaaaataaaattttgaaagtgAAAGAAAAGTGGTAGGTGGAAGAATaaacgaaaatgaaaaatttagaaaataaataataataataataataataataataataataataataataataataataataataataataataataataataataataataataataatagaaaatctGGATGCTTGAAAATCATGGTTCAAAATGaaaagggttaattgtagtttatggcccgaactttgaagtcatttgtaaatatggcccgaactttaaaaacaataaaaaaatagccTAAACTTTGAAATCATTTGCAAAAATGGCTCGAAATTtggaaaatacaaaaaaataacttgaactttgaaatcatttgtaaaaatagcctgaactttggagtcatttgtaaaaatgatattaacttaaaaaaatggcatgaactttgaagtcatttgtaaaaacgacacaaactttattaatataaaaaatgactcaatttttatcaaatgtataaaaatgGCATGAGCTTACACTTTCGGAATCGAATTATGACAACGTAGAAAGTCTGACATTGACGTgaaaattatatgaaaattataaattcacttggaatatttataataaagtatgataattaattctCTTATCATAAGAATTTTAATCTCGTACAAATAATTATTCTCTCGTAAAATATTATTGACAAcacgaattttttaaacttcgagtacataaaattcatattacgCACAGACAGAGAATTTTTACATACTTTTCAGGTCATTTTAGATTTTGTATTTATGAAAGATCGAgtcattttagatttttttttaacttcaggtcatttttacaaatcttcataattcaaattatttttgtatttttttaaaaattcatgttatttttacaaatgactttaaagtttgtctatttttacaattaacttcaaagttcatgtcattttttgtattttttaaagttcatgtcgtttttacaaatgactacaAAATTCATGTAATTTTTACAAATGAATTTAAAGTTCAGGCTAtcttttgtatttttgaaagttcggccataaactataattaacccaAATGAAAACTGACAATttgaaagcaaaaaaaaaggCGGTTACGAGCGACTCCCCTGAATAATTGGTCTCAGCACATCGCACCACCCATTAGTTCATCTTCCCCACAAATCCGCATCCGATATAAACaccgagaaagagagacaaaaaTTTGATCAACCCTCGACACATTGTAATTTCTTCAGAGAAAAGGTAATCAATTCTTGAAAAGAAAGGATTTAGCGGTTGATGAGAGAGAATGGCATTCttttcaaataaaaacaatGTGGATCTGGAGAAGGGAAACGGGCAGCTGTACCCGGGCATGCAAGAGAACCCTCAGCTGCGATGGGGATTCATCCGTAAAGTTTATTCCATACTCTGCGTGCAGTTGCTCATCACCTTTGGGATTGCCATTGCCATGACTCTTATTCAACCTGTTCGTCATTTCCTCCGCACGCCCGCCGGCCTCTACACCATGATCGCCGCCATCATTCTTACCGTTATACGTAACTACTCTActctccttttttctttttattaatttctcatTTTGTTTTTCTATGATTTGAATAACTATAACTATAACTATATGAAGAAAAATTAAAACTGATTGGTGGGAGATTACTACTCTGCGTCTTTGCCCCTAAATTTATAATCCTTGTTGTAAAAGTAAACATTAGTTTAAAAACTATGGCCTTAGTCACATTAATTCTTGAATATTGGAATGTTGCTTTACAGTCTTCTGCTTAGATTTGATACAGCTCTTGAATGacatttaaatttcaattttcccTGATAAATGAGTGCCTATTATTtgttagtactccctccatcccaaacgaaatgtctcatttctttttggcacggagattaagaaatgtgtataaagtagataaagtgggttggtggaaattatttaaatattaagtatagagagagagtgtattgccaaaaaaagaaacagaacattttgtttgggacagcccaaaaaggaaaacaggacatttcgtttgggacggagggagtattatttaaatggcttttttttttaaaaagaaaaaagaaaagagagagatcAAATGGCCTTTTTAATCTTGCATTGAAGAGATCAAATGTCCCTCTGTGTTAGTTATCAGACAAGATTGTCTATCTAGTTGTTGTATGAAAAGAGTGACATTCAATCTTGGAATCTTTATAGTATAAATGATGTAAGTAATTTTCTTGAATTGTTTGAATTAATCCATGCAGTGTGCTTGATGATGAGTTGCTTAAGTCAGAAACATCCATGGAACTATATTCTTTTGTTTCTCTTCACCTTCGCTATGGCATTCATGGTAGGGGCTTGTTCCTCTCAAAGAAAAGGTAACCATATTTCTTCTTATTCAATTGTTTCATTTAATTTCTTGCTTATATTATTGCAAGCAATCCGTGTATACATTTTCACAGAATttttcaattgagaagctcttGACTACTACAACTTCCGGCCTCTGCTGCCAATAACTACTTCAAATAGAGAAAATTCACATGATTTTTTGTCCAAACAAAATGCGAATGCTAACTTGAGTTCACTGGTTTGCAGGTGACGCGGTGTTGATGGCTGCCGGTCTGACTCTACTTGTGACTGTTGGCCTCACAGCGTTCACATTTGCTGCTGCAAAACGAGGCGCAGACTTCAGCTTCATGGGGCCTTTCTTGTTCTGTGCTATCTTGCTGCTCATGGCCTTTGGCATCATTAGGGTCAGTTAGTTAATTTTACATAGAGAATCTGGTCTATTTATAAGGCAATGCTGCTGCATTTGATGACATATCTCTTGTGTTGACAGATCATTTTCCCTCTGGGGAGAATCGGGGAGCAGGTGATCGGGTGCGTGGGGGCGCTGGTCTTCTCCGGCTTCATAATCTATGACACGGACAATCTGATCAAGCGCTTCAACTACGATCAGTACATCGATGCAGCATGCTGTCTGTACATGGACATAGTGAATCTGTTCTTGTACATTCTTGCTATTTTTGGAGATGATTGAAGACCTCATTTCCAACTAGGAACAAGATTGTTCTTTTGGGATC is a window encoding:
- the LOC131001126 gene encoding protein LIFEGUARD 4-like translates to MAFFSNKNNVDLEKGNGQLYPGMQENPQLRWGFIRKVYSILCVQLLITFGIAIAMTLIQPVRHFLRTPAGLYTMIAAIILTVILCLMMSCLSQKHPWNYILLFLFTFAMAFMVGACSSQRKGDAVLMAAGLTLLVTVGLTAFTFAAAKRGADFSFMGPFLFCAILLLMAFGIIRIIFPLGRIGEQVIGCVGALVFSGFIIYDTDNLIKRFNYDQYIDAACCLYMDIVNLFLYILAIFGDD